TATAATCTTTGGCTTCGGGCAATATTTTGTAGCTGTTACCATCAGTCATCACAAATACCGATAGCTCGATACCTGTTAAAAACTGCTCAACAACCACTCGCGAACTTGCTTCGCCAAATTTGGCATCGGCCAGCATTGCTTTTAGTTCGGTTTGGGCTTCCTCTAAAGTAAGGCAGATCAATACACCTTTACCGGCTGCTAATCCATCAGCTTTTAAAACTACCGGTAACCCGGCAGTGGCTAAATAGTTGAGGCCATCTTCCAGGGTATCTTTGGTAAAAGTTTTATAAGCAGAAGTAGGGATGTTGTGTTTCTCCATAAACTGCTTCGAAAAATCCTTACTGCCTTCCAGTTGGGCACCTTCCTGCTGCGGACCAACAACCGGGATGTTTTTCAACTGCTCATCAGCCAGGAAAAAATCGTGAACACCTTTTACCAGCGGTTCTTCGGGACCAACAAGCACCAGGCTGATGTTTTCTTTAAGCACAAGCGCTTTGATGCCTTCAAAGTCGGTAACCTTGATATTTACATTTGTACCGTACTGCGTGGTGCCGGCATTACCGGGCGCAATAAAAAGTTTCTCGCATTTGGGGCTCTGGGCTACTTTCCAGGCGAAGGCGCTTTCCCTTCCGCCCGAACCAAGGATCAGGATATTCATGCGGCAAAGATAGTTTTTTTAACAAGCCTTTAATACTATATATAAGGCTACTTGTGTTATAAGTAGTAAATTTACCACATGGCCCGTAGACTTGAAAAGTTTGAAAAGCTCCCGGTATATCAAAAAGCGCAGGAATTATTTGACCTTGCCGATGTTATTGCCGAAGCTTTAAAGGAGGACAGCATGAAAGAACACCTGGCAGTACAAATGTGCAGCAACGCCGCCCTCATCCAGGCAAAAATTGCCGGTGCCGAAGGCGGAAGCCTTTACTCGCTACGGATGCAGAACGCCGTATTGATTAAGCTGGCAGTACAGGATATGTTTAACGCCGTATCCTTCGCCTCGATGGTAAAAATAAACGAAGAGGACTACGTGCAGCTGATGCGCGAAAAGATAGAGGAGTTTAGGCTGGTATTTGTTGATTGGATCCGCGGGTTTGATAAAACCTACGATATTCCCGATAACTGGGCCATCCGCTTCGATACCAGCACGCCCGAACAGGAAAAGCTGGAGGAGCTGATGTTTGATGAAGACCGCTTTTTCGGCGAATTTAATGAAGATGACCTGAACGATTTTGAAAGCGATGATTTGGAAGATTT
The sequence above is a segment of the Mucilaginibacter celer genome. Coding sequences within it:
- the purD gene encoding phosphoribosylamine--glycine ligase, which translates into the protein MNILILGSGGRESAFAWKVAQSPKCEKLFIAPGNAGTTQYGTNVNIKVTDFEGIKALVLKENISLVLVGPEEPLVKGVHDFFLADEQLKNIPVVGPQQEGAQLEGSKDFSKQFMEKHNIPTSAYKTFTKDTLEDGLNYLATAGLPVVLKADGLAAGKGVLICLTLEEAQTELKAMLADAKFGEASSRVVVEQFLTGIELSVFVMTDGNSYKILPEAKDYKRIGEGDTGLNTGGMGSISPVPFADAAYMKKVEERVIIPTVEGLKKDGIPYKGFIFIGLMNSNGEPWVIEYNCRMGDPETESVMRRIDSDFVDLLLGVAEGNLNEKEIIISPKTAATVVMVAGGYPGEYLKNKVITGTENVRDSIVFHAGTAMDGEDVITTGGRVLAITTVQDNMFNALQQATADASRIYYDGMYFRKDIGFDLL